A part of Anaeromyxobacter diazotrophicus genomic DNA contains:
- the mrtX gene encoding myxosortase MrtX produces the protein MSLSLARRAPARARRELVLTWAAAVALLAAAKVVSGFEPTGLLAGNLAGVAAFLFIVLPERRLRAEGEGWSDFGLPWSGLGSRATWRAWGRGLAFALAVAAVVFPLFFAGFWAYGRLLPHLPRGLAAVLAPYALPPAPHLRLPARFAVLAAVQLLVVALPEELFYRGWMQTTWAATAPGRGVTVLGARLGAGFLATQALFALGHLVVLQPWRLATFFPGLLFGWVRERSGGLAAPVLLHALSNLFIAVLERSFYG, from the coding sequence GTGAGCCTCTCCCTCGCCCGGCGCGCGCCGGCGCGCGCCCGGCGCGAGCTCGTCCTGACCTGGGCCGCGGCCGTGGCGCTCCTCGCCGCGGCGAAGGTCGTGTCGGGCTTCGAGCCGACCGGGCTCCTCGCCGGCAACCTGGCCGGCGTGGCGGCCTTCCTCTTCATCGTGCTCCCGGAGCGGCGCCTGCGCGCGGAGGGGGAGGGGTGGTCCGACTTCGGGCTGCCCTGGAGCGGCCTCGGGAGCCGCGCGACCTGGCGCGCCTGGGGCCGGGGGCTCGCGTTCGCGCTGGCGGTCGCGGCCGTGGTCTTCCCGCTCTTCTTCGCCGGGTTCTGGGCCTACGGGCGGCTCCTGCCGCACCTGCCGCGCGGGCTCGCGGCGGTGCTCGCGCCGTACGCCCTCCCGCCCGCGCCGCACCTCCGGCTGCCGGCGCGCTTCGCGGTGCTGGCCGCGGTGCAGCTCCTGGTGGTGGCGCTGCCGGAGGAGCTCTTCTACCGCGGGTGGATGCAGACCACCTGGGCGGCCACCGCCCCGGGCCGCGGCGTGACGGTGCTGGGTGCGCGGCTCGGCGCCGGGTTCCTGGCGACGCAGGCGCTCTTCGCCCTCGGGCACCTGGTGGTGCTGCAGCCCTGGCGGCTCGCCACCTTCTTCCCCGGGCTCCTCTTCGGCTGGGTGCGCGAGCGCAGCGGGGGCCTGGCGGCGCCGGTCCTGCTGCACGCGCTGTCGAACCTGTTCATCGCGGTGCTGGAGCGGAGCTTCTATGGGTAA
- a CDS encoding deoxyguanosinetriphosphate triphosphohydrolase, with the protein MTGTIRQMLEEQEVRTLHPRAALSAASRGRERPLAADDLRPAYQRDRDRVVHCKSFRRLQGKTQVFLAPRGDHYRNRLTHTLEVAQVARSIARALRLNEMLVEAICMGHDLGHTPFGHAGERALDALAEGGFHHVRQSVRVVEVLEAGGEGLNLTAEVRDGILRHSKGRGNVLMTGSGAKALTLEAEIVRLADIIAYVNHDLDDAVRAGLLAEDEVPAEVRRALGASHGERLATLVGDVIRATDLDGGGHVEMSPAVHEALIALREFLYRRVYENPAVNDELQKAQRILRELYAWLAADPERLRRRFEVAPRPGDSVARAVTDFVSGMTDRFALEAWESVVVPRPWSIL; encoded by the coding sequence ATGACCGGCACCATCCGCCAGATGCTGGAGGAGCAGGAGGTCCGCACGCTGCACCCGCGGGCGGCGCTCTCGGCGGCGTCGCGGGGGCGAGAGCGGCCGCTCGCCGCCGACGACCTGCGGCCGGCCTACCAGCGCGACCGCGACCGCGTGGTCCACTGCAAGTCGTTCCGGCGCCTGCAGGGCAAGACCCAGGTCTTCCTCGCGCCCCGCGGCGATCACTACCGGAACCGCCTCACCCATACCCTCGAGGTGGCGCAGGTGGCGCGCTCCATCGCGCGCGCGCTGCGGCTCAACGAGATGCTGGTGGAGGCCATCTGCATGGGGCACGACCTCGGCCACACGCCCTTCGGGCACGCCGGGGAGCGCGCGCTCGACGCGCTGGCCGAGGGGGGGTTCCACCACGTGCGCCAGTCGGTGCGGGTGGTGGAGGTGCTGGAGGCGGGCGGCGAGGGGCTGAACCTCACGGCCGAGGTGCGCGACGGCATCCTGCGGCACTCGAAGGGGCGCGGGAACGTGCTCATGACCGGCTCGGGGGCGAAGGCGCTCACGCTCGAGGCGGAGATCGTGCGGCTCGCCGACATCATCGCCTACGTGAACCACGACCTCGACGACGCGGTGCGGGCGGGGCTGCTGGCCGAGGACGAGGTCCCGGCCGAGGTGCGCCGCGCGCTGGGGGCGAGCCACGGCGAGCGGCTGGCGACGCTGGTGGGGGACGTCATCCGCGCCACCGACCTCGACGGCGGGGGGCACGTCGAGATGTCGCCCGCGGTGCACGAGGCGCTCATCGCGCTCCGCGAGTTCCTCTACCGGCGCGTGTACGAGAACCCCGCCGTCAACGACGAGCTCCAGAAGGCGCAGCGGATCCTGCGCGAGCTGTACGCCTGGCTGGCCGCCGACCCGGAGCGCCTGCGGCGGCGCTTCGAGGTCGCGCCGCGGCCGGGCGACAGCGTGGCGCGCGCGGTGACCGACTTCGTGTCGGGCATGACCGACCGCTTCGCGCTCGAGGCCTGGGAGTCGGTGGTGGTCCCGCGGCCCTGGTCGATCCTCTAG
- a CDS encoding response regulator — translation MSEQRKPLVLVVEDDPEIAAIETESLEAEGYTVLTARHGRHALDLLAAAEPAVIVLDLMMPEMDGLAFLREYALRPGRRAPVLAASAFDGYLATALELGAAVALAKPFDLDAFLRQVNALARGAAPDRPAARPIPLDEGQRLRAVLELELDRPSPTGALDAFAKRVAAIFDVPVCLVSIVLRDQQYWHAHCGLPDDLALARGTPRDDSFCTHAVVARAALVVLDTRENPFFSSNVLVRERGLRFYAGVPLVSRGGLALGTLCLLDFKPRPFTAFDLELLSVLARRVLAELEWRERHQRPGQPESAFSSLAWLDRELHVLGREAFSQALQVSSLRAAERRQALALAVLAPEPARLGETVAALKAAFPRALAGRLGPALLGVLLPDARRTDALERVRAAAPGVRAHCLDVPHLVGSTEPLLLRAEAELAGPPPRPSLRDVSSGSPAGG, via the coding sequence ATGAGCGAGCAGCGCAAGCCCCTGGTCCTGGTGGTCGAGGACGACCCCGAGATCGCGGCCATCGAGACGGAGTCGCTGGAGGCCGAAGGCTACACGGTCCTCACCGCCCGTCACGGGCGGCACGCCCTCGACCTGCTCGCGGCGGCCGAGCCGGCGGTCATCGTGCTCGACCTCATGATGCCGGAGATGGACGGGCTCGCCTTCCTGCGCGAGTACGCGCTCCGGCCCGGCCGGCGCGCCCCGGTGCTTGCCGCCTCGGCCTTCGACGGGTACCTCGCCACCGCGCTCGAGCTCGGAGCGGCCGTCGCGCTCGCGAAGCCCTTCGACCTCGACGCCTTCCTGCGGCAGGTGAACGCGCTCGCCCGGGGCGCCGCCCCCGACAGGCCGGCGGCCCGCCCCATCCCGCTCGACGAAGGGCAGCGCCTACGGGCGGTGCTCGAGCTCGAGCTCGACCGCCCCTCCCCGACGGGGGCGCTCGACGCGTTCGCGAAGCGGGTGGCGGCCATCTTCGACGTCCCGGTCTGCCTCGTGTCCATCGTCCTGCGGGATCAGCAGTACTGGCACGCCCACTGCGGGCTGCCCGACGACCTGGCCCTGGCGCGCGGCACCCCGCGCGACGACTCGTTCTGCACCCACGCCGTGGTGGCGCGGGCGGCGCTGGTGGTGCTGGACACGCGCGAGAACCCGTTCTTCTCCTCCAACGTGCTGGTCCGCGAGCGCGGGCTGCGCTTCTACGCCGGGGTGCCGCTGGTGTCGCGGGGCGGCCTGGCGCTCGGCACGCTCTGCCTGCTCGACTTCAAGCCGCGCCCGTTCACCGCGTTCGACCTGGAGCTGCTCTCGGTGCTCGCCCGGCGCGTGCTGGCCGAGCTGGAGTGGCGCGAGCGCCACCAGCGCCCGGGCCAGCCGGAGAGCGCCTTCTCCTCGCTCGCCTGGCTCGACCGCGAGCTGCACGTGCTCGGCCGCGAGGCGTTCTCGCAGGCGCTGCAGGTGTCGTCCCTGCGCGCGGCCGAGCGGCGTCAGGCGCTGGCGCTGGCGGTCCTCGCGCCCGAGCCGGCGCGCCTCGGCGAGACGGTGGCCGCGCTGAAGGCGGCCTTCCCGCGCGCGCTGGCCGGGCGGCTCGGGCCGGCGCTGCTCGGGGTGCTCCTGCCGGACGCCCGGCGCACGGACGCGCTCGAGCGGGTGCGGGCGGCGGCGCCCGGCGTGCGGGCGCACTGCCTGGACGTGCCGCACCTGGTCGGCAGCACCGAGCCGCTCCTGCTGCGCGCCGAGGCCGAGCTGGCCGGCCCGCCCCCCCGGCCGTCCCTGCGCGACGTGTCCTCCGGCTCGCCGGCGGGCGGCTAG
- a CDS encoding class II glutamine amidotransferase: MGALLAVLQTDPNLLRCQVRRLEAHVALREPDRLPDAYGFGYYKGNDVLLGKRPSGAPATFTLTQLAGAIDSEALLAHARYATVGAQKDENTHPFRFRRWLFAHDGTVEAFTEVKPRLVEALPDFLRRNVEGETDSELAFSLFLKHLRDAGHLDDLDVEARVVGHALALTARDLETWSREAGGGRPGALNFVATNGRVLAATRRGRPLHYALLEGIFPCPRCGLELGAPESDPRTRPHRQVKAVCFATHLLQPNGFIEVPEASVVSVSRSLQVSVSSLASA; encoded by the coding sequence ATGGGTGCGCTGCTGGCGGTCCTCCAGACGGATCCCAACCTGCTCCGGTGTCAGGTGCGCCGGCTCGAGGCGCACGTCGCGCTCCGCGAGCCGGACCGCCTCCCGGACGCGTATGGGTTCGGCTACTACAAGGGAAACGACGTCCTCCTCGGCAAGCGGCCGAGCGGGGCGCCCGCGACCTTCACCCTCACCCAGCTCGCGGGCGCGATCGACAGCGAGGCGCTGCTCGCCCACGCGCGCTACGCGACGGTGGGGGCGCAGAAGGACGAGAACACGCACCCCTTCCGCTTCCGCCGCTGGCTGTTCGCCCACGACGGGACGGTGGAGGCGTTCACCGAGGTGAAGCCGCGCCTGGTGGAGGCGCTGCCCGACTTCCTGCGCCGCAACGTCGAGGGCGAGACCGACTCGGAGCTGGCCTTCTCGCTCTTCCTCAAGCACCTGCGCGACGCCGGGCACCTCGACGACCTCGACGTCGAGGCGCGGGTGGTGGGCCACGCGCTGGCGCTCACGGCGCGCGACCTCGAGACCTGGAGCCGGGAGGCGGGCGGCGGCCGGCCGGGCGCCCTCAACTTCGTCGCCACCAACGGCCGGGTCCTGGCCGCCACGCGGCGGGGGCGCCCGCTCCACTACGCGCTGCTCGAGGGGATCTTCCCATGTCCGCGCTGCGGGCTGGAGCTCGGCGCGCCGGAGAGCGACCCGCGCACCCGCCCCCACCGGCAGGTGAAGGCGGTCTGCTTCGCCACGCACCTGCTGCAGCCGAACGGGTTCATCGAGGTCCCGGAGGCCAGCGTCGTGTCGGTCAGCCGCTCGCTCCAGGTCTCGGTGAGCAGCCTCGCGAGCGCGTGA